In Malania oleifera isolate guangnan ecotype guangnan chromosome 8, ASM2987363v1, whole genome shotgun sequence, a single window of DNA contains:
- the LOC131162488 gene encoding ABC transporter G family member 25, translating to MAVFGHPENIPDGNSSTVDGPVPRDHFQSLMSSCYPITLKFVDLCYRVKPKKNGPMFGAVLPRSPSDQKPTGATQERAILNGITGMVSPGEILVVLGPSGSGKSTLLNALAGRLQGHGLSGTVLANGRKLTKPVLRRTGFVAQDDLLYPHLTVRETLVFCSLLRLPQTLSKAEKISVVESVMAELGLEKCENTIIGDALVRGVSGGERKRVSIGREMVVNPSLLILDEPTSGLDSTAAHRMVGTLRALAGEKGRTVVTSVHQPSSRAYQMFDSVLLLSEGWCLYFGKGSEAMAYFESVGFEPSFPMNPADFFLDLANGVYQVDSSTQGEKPNVKQSLVSSYNTLLAPKVKAAITAADVAPTSATAAPILPLIHSPMTTWLNQFTILLRRSLKERKHESFNYLRIFQVLTAAFLAGAMWWRSNSHNVQDRLGLLFFVAIFWGVFPATNAAFAFPQDRAIFAKELAAGIYTLSPYFTARIVGDLPMELILPAFFLAVVYWMAGLNPHPMAFVLTLLVLLGYVLVAQGLGLAMGAAIMNAKQALTVVTVVMLAFILTGGYYVHKGPACLHWIRYVSVTFYGYRLLIDVQYGGGEKIWSALGCENAGRGNRSNANVGTDCNFINEDIGRQIRPAVSVGALFVMFVGYRLLAYLALRRVKA from the exons ATGGCCGTGTTTGGCCACCCAGAAAATATTCCAGACGGAAACTCATCCACCGTTGACGGCCCAGTTCCTCGTGATCACTTCCAATCTCTAATGTCATCTTGTTATCCCATCACTCTCAAG TTTGTGGACTTGTGCTACCGAGTAAAGCCGAAGAAGAACGGGCCCATGTTCGGCGCTGTGCTACCCAGATCGCCGTCCGATCAGAAACCGACAGGCGCCACGCAAGAGCGAGCAATCCTGAACGGGATCACCGGAATGGTGTCGCCGGGGGAGATCCTGGTAGTCCTGGGCCCGTCCGGGAGCGGCAAATCGACGCTCCTGAACGCGCTGGCGGGGAGGCTCCAAGGCCATGGCCTCAGCGGAACGGTCCTGGCGAACGGTCGGAAACTGACCAAACCGGTTCTGAGACGAACCGGGTTCGTGGCTCAGGACGACCTGCTGTACCCCCACCTGACCGTGCGGGAAACCTTGGTGTTTTGCTCCCTCCTGCGCCTCCCCCAAACGCTGTCCAAGGCGGAGAAGATATCGGTGGTGGAGTCAGTGATGGCGGAGCTGGGGTTAGAGAAATGCGAGAACACCATAATAGGGGACGCTCTCGTGCGCGGAGTCTCGGGAGGGGAGAGGAAGAGAGTGAGCATAGGGCGCGAGATGGTGGTGAACCCGAGCTTGCTGATTCTGGACGAGCCGACGTCAGGGCTGGACTCGACGGCAGCGCACCGCATGGTGGGGACGCTGCGGGCTCTGGCGGGGGAAAAGGGGAGGACGGTGGTGACGTCGGTGCACCAGCCGTCAAGCAGGGCGTACCAGATGTTCGACTCGGTGCTGCTGCTGTCGGAGGGATGGTGTTTGTACTTTGGGAAAGGGAGCGAAGCGATGGCGTACTTTGAGTCGGTTGGGTTCGAGCCTTCGTTTCCCATGAATCCGGCGGACTTCTTCCTCGATCTCGCTAATG GCGTTTACCAAGTAGACAGTTCAACCCAGGGAGAGAAGCCCAACGTAAAGCAATCTCTGGTTTCGTCATACAACACCTTGCTTGCTCCCAAAGTGAAAGCCGCTATCACGGCCGCCGACGTCGCTCCCACTTCGGCCACGGCCGCGCCCATTCTCCCGCTGATCCACTCTCCGATGACTACCTGGCTCAACCAGTTCACCATTCTCCTCCGCAGAAGCCTCAAAGAGCGAAAACACGAGTCTTTCAACTACCTCCGCATCTTCCAGGTGCTCACCGCCGCCTTCCTCGCCGGAGCCATGTGGTGGCGTTCCAACTCCCACAACGTCCAGGACCGCCTCGGCCTCCTCTTCTTCGTCGCCATCTTCTGGGGCGTCTTCCCCGCCACCAACGCCGCCTTCGCCTTCCCCCAGGACCGAGCCATCTTCGCCAAGGAGCTCGCCGCCGGCATCTACACCCTCTCCCCCTACTTCACCGCTCGCATTGTCGGCGACCTCCCCATGGAGCTCATCCTCCCCGCCTTCTTCCTTGCCGTCGTCTACTGGATGGCCGGCCTAAACCCCCATCCCATGGCCTTCGTCCTCACGCTCCTCGTCCTCCTAGGCTACGTGCTGGTGGCTCAGGGGTTGGGCCTGGCGATGGGGGCGGCGATCATGAACGCGAAGCAGGCGCTGACGGTGGTCACGGTGGTTATGCTGGCGTTCATATTGACGGGGGGGTATTACGTGCACAAGGGGCCGGCGTGCTTGCATTGGATTAGGTATGTGTCGGTCACGTTCTATGGGTATAGGCTTCTGATTGACGTCCAGTATGGCGGTGGTGAGAAGATTTGGTCGGCTTTGGGTTGCGAGAACGCCGGCCGGGGGAACAGAAGCAACGCTAACGTCGGCACCGACTGCAATTTTATTAATGAAGACATAGGGCGGCAGATACGGCCGGCGGTTAGCGTAGGAGCGTTATTCGTTATGTTTGTGGGGTACAGGTTGCTGGCTTATCTCGCGCTCAGGCGCGTCAAAGCTTga